In the genome of Bacillus sp. S3, one region contains:
- a CDS encoding XTP/dITP diphosphatase, protein MNEVIIATKNPGKAREFEHIFANRGIEVKTLLDFPEIPEVEETGTTFEENAILKAEAVSQALNKMVIGDDSGLMVDALEGKPGIYSARYAGEPKNDQNNTDKVLSELQGVPESERSARFYCALAIAIPGKETRTVSGSCEGRILEAPRGSNGFGYDPVFYVPEKGVAMAELSSDEKNSISHRANALKKLDVILDSILESAKQS, encoded by the coding sequence ATGAATGAAGTGATTATTGCAACAAAAAATCCCGGAAAAGCACGGGAGTTTGAACATATTTTTGCAAACAGAGGAATCGAAGTGAAGACATTGCTTGATTTTCCCGAAATTCCTGAAGTAGAAGAAACAGGTACAACCTTTGAAGAAAATGCCATCCTCAAAGCTGAAGCGGTTTCCCAAGCACTTAATAAAATGGTCATTGGCGATGATTCCGGCCTAATGGTGGACGCACTAGAAGGCAAACCGGGAATCTATTCTGCCCGTTATGCAGGCGAGCCAAAAAATGACCAAAACAACACGGATAAAGTGCTATCGGAGTTGCAGGGTGTCCCTGAAAGCGAGAGATCGGCAAGATTTTACTGTGCGTTGGCAATAGCAATTCCCGGAAAAGAAACGCGGACGGTGTCAGGCTCCTGTGAAGGACGGATTCTTGAAGCCCCCCGCGGGTCAAATGGCTTTGGGTATGACCCGGTTTTTTATGTGCCGGAAAAAGGAGTGGCCATGGCGGAGCTGTCTTCAGATGAAAAAAATTCGATCAGCCACAGGGCCAATGCCTTGAAAAAGCTGGATGTAATTTTGGATTCCATTTTGGAGAGTGCAAAACAGTCATGA
- the rph gene encoding ribonuclease PH — protein MRVDGREPLQLRPIHIETNYLIHPEGSVLISVGNTKVICSASIEERVPPFMRGEGKGWITAEYSMLPRATESRNIRESSKGKVSGRTMEIQRLIGRALRAIVDLGAIGERTVWIDCDVIQADGGTRTASITGAFVAMALALNALAEKKSFSKFPITDYLAATSVGILGDGGVVLDLNYAEDSKAHVDMNIVMTGSGEFVELQGTGEESTFSYNQLQGLLDAAQAGLTELFEHQKAALGEEIMRKIEGRRKK, from the coding sequence GTGCGCGTCGATGGAAGAGAGCCATTACAGCTAAGACCTATACATATTGAAACAAATTATTTAATCCACCCAGAAGGTTCTGTCCTTATTTCTGTTGGGAATACAAAGGTGATTTGTTCAGCGAGCATTGAAGAACGGGTTCCTCCGTTTATGAGGGGTGAAGGCAAGGGCTGGATAACAGCTGAATATTCGATGCTTCCAAGAGCTACGGAATCAAGAAACATCCGCGAATCATCAAAAGGAAAGGTATCCGGGCGCACAATGGAAATTCAGCGGCTGATCGGCCGTGCACTAAGGGCGATTGTCGACCTTGGTGCAATCGGCGAGCGGACGGTTTGGATTGATTGTGATGTCATTCAAGCAGATGGCGGAACAAGGACTGCCTCCATCACTGGTGCATTCGTCGCGATGGCACTTGCTTTGAATGCATTAGCTGAAAAAAAGTCATTTTCAAAATTTCCGATTACCGATTATTTAGCGGCAACGAGCGTCGGAATCTTGGGAGATGGCGGAGTTGTGCTCGACTTAAACTATGCTGAGGACTCCAAGGCCCACGTCGATATGAATATCGTGATGACCGGAAGCGGCGAGTTTGTTGAGCTGCAAGGAACCGGCGAAGAATCAACCTTTTCCTACAATCAACTGCAAGGCTTGCTGGATGCGGCGCAAGCAGGGCTGACGGAACTGTTTGAACACCAAAAAGCGGCATTGGGCGAGGAAATTATGCGAAAAATAGAGGGCAGACGGAAGAAATAA